A window of Cryptomeria japonica chromosome 3, Sugi_1.0, whole genome shotgun sequence contains these coding sequences:
- the LOC131054188 gene encoding putative germin-like protein 2-3: protein MTYLTLGLFLLACRYNHHVMAEDPDPLQDFCVADEKSKIFVNGFVCKNPKKVSADDFFFRGLGQPGDTNNAVGSNVTAANVMQIPGLNTLGISLVRIDFAVDGINPPHTHPRATEILVLLEGELFVGFVDTNNKLFSKKLEKGDVFVFPKALVHFQQNVGKENAVVISGLSSQFPGVQTIANSLFGAKAPLPDNVLSKAFRISSKLVDSIQAKFD from the exons ATGACTTACTTGACGCTGGGACTTTTTCTGCTGGCATGTCGTTACAACCACCATGTCATGGCGGAGGATCCCGATCCTTTGCAGGACTTCTGTGTTGCAGATGAGAAAAGCAAAA TTTTTGTGAATGGGTTCGTGTGCAAAAACCCAAAGAAAGTTTCAGCAGACGACTTCTTCTTTCGTGGACTGGGGCAACCCGGGGACACCAACAATGCAGTAGGCTCTAACGTGACAGCGGCAAACGTTATGCAGATACCAGGCCTCAATACGTTGGGTATTTCGTTGGTTCGCATCGACTTTGCAGTGGAtggaataaatcctcctcacacACACCCAAGAGCCACTGAAATTCTTGTTTTACTGGAAGGCGAGCTATTTGTGGGGTTTGTTGATACCAATAACAAGCTTTTCAGCAAGAAGCTGGAAaagggagatgtgtttgtgtttccCAAGGCGCTTGTGcatttccagcagaatgtggggAAAGAAAATGCAGTGGTGATATCTGGATTGAGCAGCCAGTTTCCTGGAGTTCAGACAATCGCCAATTCTCTCTTTGGAGCGAAAGCCCCCCTCCCCGATAATGTTCTGAGCAAGGCCTTCCGTATCAGTTCAAAACTAGTGGATTCAATCCAGGCCAAATTCGACTAA